Proteins from one Streptomyces genisteinicus genomic window:
- a CDS encoding phosphatase PAP2 family protein, whose translation MAGLAIGFPLTESRDSMNPDVSLLYDINGLAKDAPGWFDRTMEFVGEYGIMLALVLVALWCWWSVRRRGTAEDSVVAVASLVWAPLAAGIALLINIPIRGFVERPRPFNDHEGLEVLVQGKTDFSFVSDHSTMAMAIAAALFVAHRRFGMAALGLAFAEGFCRVYMGVHYPTDVIGGFALGTAVALLLAPLALALLTPVVSAVAGSRVLGRLVRSRRAGSARRVEPLDIPDPRTEDTGPDANGLAA comes from the coding sequence ATGGCTGGACTCGCAATCGGGTTCCCCCTGACGGAGTCGAGGGATTCGATGAATCCCGACGTCAGCCTGCTCTACGACATCAACGGCCTGGCGAAGGACGCACCCGGCTGGTTCGACCGGACCATGGAGTTCGTCGGCGAGTACGGGATCATGCTGGCGCTCGTCCTGGTGGCGCTCTGGTGCTGGTGGAGCGTCCGCCGCCGCGGTACCGCGGAGGACTCGGTCGTGGCCGTGGCGAGCCTGGTCTGGGCTCCCCTGGCCGCGGGCATCGCGCTGCTGATCAACATCCCCATCCGCGGCTTCGTCGAACGCCCCCGGCCCTTCAACGACCACGAGGGCCTGGAGGTCCTGGTCCAGGGCAAGACCGACTTCTCCTTCGTCAGCGACCACTCCACGATGGCGATGGCCATCGCCGCCGCGCTCTTCGTCGCCCACCGCCGCTTCGGCATGGCGGCGCTGGGTCTCGCCTTCGCCGAGGGCTTCTGCCGCGTCTACATGGGCGTGCACTACCCGACCGACGTGATCGGCGGCTTCGCCCTCGGCACCGCCGTGGCCCTGCTGCTCGCCCCGCTCGCGCTGGCGCTGCTCACCCCGGTGGTGTCGGCGGTGGCCGGCTCCCGTGTGCTGGGCCGGCTGGTGCGCTCCCGCCGCGCGGGCAGCGCACGGCGGGTGGAGCCGCTGGACATCCCCGACCCCCGGACCGAGGACACCGGCCCGGACGCCAACGGCCTGGCCGCGTAG